A single region of the Schizosaccharomyces osmophilus chromosome 3, complete sequence genome encodes:
- a CDS encoding versicolorin reductase yields the protein MSLENKVAIVTGGSRGIGAAIAETLARRGAKVAITFTSESSKGITEKLVNKIKGFGTSADAISIQADLRDVANAKHIVDATVKAFGPTIHILVNNAGFLDKAKPIGTTTLDQFNTIFDLNVRAVFFMTESVAPHLPKDKGGRIINIGSIAGRKGYAQFPLYCASKVAIEGFTRCWAAELGPQGHTVNQVNPGPVVTDMLDTFELEIVKAQEQATPYEQRNANPEEIAAIVGFLVEDNGRWVTGQVISASGGLEMY from the coding sequence ATGTCCCTTGAAAATAAAGTCGCCATCGTCACAGGAGGCTCCAGAGGTATCGGAGCAGCAATCGCTGAGACATTGGCACGCCGTGGTGCCAAGGTTGCAATTACTTTTACCTCCGAGAGTAGCAAGGGAATTACAGAGAAACTAGTGAATAAGATCAAAGGATTTGGTACTTCAGCAGATGCCATCAGTATCCAAGCCGACTTGCGTGATGTTGCAAATGCTAAACATATTGTTGATGCCACCGTCAAAGCATTTGGTCCCACCATTCATATTCTTGTTAACAATGCAGGCTTTCTAGACAAAGCAAAGCCAATTGGAACAACGACATTAGATCAGTTTAACACTATTTTCGATTTGAACGTTCGAgctgttttcttcatgacAGAAAGCGTAGCACCTCACCTCCCCAAAGATAAAGGTGGCAGAATTATCAACATTGGAAGCATTGCTGGAAGAAAGGGTTATGCTCAGTTTCCTCTATACTGCGCAAGTAAAGTAGCAATTGAGGGCTTCACAAGATGTTGGGCCGCTGAATTGGGCCCCCAAGGGCACACGGTGAATCAAGTTAACCCAGGACCTGTTGTTACAGATATGTTGGATACATTTGAACTTGAAATCGTTAAGGCCCAAGAACAAGCCACTCCTTATGAACAACGAAACGCAAACCCTGAAGAAATAGCAGCTATTGTTGGGTTTCTCGTTGAAGATAACGGACGATGGGTTACTGGACAGGTAATTTCAGCTTCTGGAGGATTGGAAATGTATTAG
- a CDS encoding UbiE family methyltransferase yields MGTEQDYYSKGFDKSVSNTHAWRTAGNSCAYVLKHLKSTDKILDVGCGPGTITTDLARYVPYGEVIGVEPIQEFVDQGNTDSSQLNLQNCHFQFASGDNLPFDDNTFDIVHAHQVLLHIANRVDVLKEMRRVAKPGGLICSKDADLETSQVYPANLCEVLKSQFLAKSKHSSTHPQAGRHLRQWAIDSGFSPVNILSSGSLWFIANEEDRKWFGNMFKDRALHSNDSLVPSNPEDDLKKRQEVAQAWDEFMRNPSCCYYLMHGEVVCKK; encoded by the coding sequence atggGGACTGAACAAGattattattcaaaaggatTTGATAAAAGTGTTTCAAATACTCATGCTTGGAGAACGGCTGGAAATAGCTGCGCTTACGTATTAAAACATTTAAAAAGCACTGACAAAATACTAGACGTCGGATGCGGTCCTGGAACCATAACTACAGACCTGGCACGATATGTCCCGTACGGAGAGGTTATAGGTGTTGAGCCGATACAAGAATTTGTAGATCAAGGAAACACCGATAGCTCACAATTAAATCTTCAAAACtgtcattttcaatttgctAGCGGAGATAATCTTCCATTTGACGATAACACATTCGATATTGTCCATGCTCACCAAGTACTGTTGCACATTGCAAACAGAGTAGATGTGCTAAAAGAAATGAGACGAGTAGCAAAACCTGGAGGTCTTATTTGCAGTAAAGATGCTGACCTTGAAACCTCTCAGGTGTATCCAGCAAACCTTTGTGAAGTGTTAAAATCACAATTTCTGGCAAAATCGAAACACTCATCAACACATCCACAAGCTGGAAGGCATCTTCGACAGTGGGCTATTGACTCTGGCTTTAGTCCGGTGAATATTTTATCAAGCGGTTCTCTTTGGTTTATtgcaaatgaagaagatcgCAAATGGTTTGGAAATATGTTTAAAGATCGCGCTTTACATTCTAATGATTCGTTAGTCCCCTCTAATCCTGAGGACgacttaaaaaaaagacaggAGGTAGCACAAGCTTGGGATGAGTTTATGAGAAACCCATCCTGTTGCTACTACTTGATGCATGGTGAAGTCGtttgtaaaaaataa
- a CDS encoding 2-dehydropantoate 2-reductase has product MDGSVYVLGVGSIGTFLSCELSSLPNFEDKVVLLLRNKDRLKQFRENGSYLTLERILDNKQELIRHKVKATCPSEVNVDALDNLIVTAKTTETEAAIRDYLPMLNKHSNVLFVHNGFGVIEALIKTVWKNPYTRPNLYQGVTSHSVSSKESFWYYHTCFGVLKIAKVPRIDEGQSVPNTVEPCAMVQGLLEAKMTNGSYLEYVDLLIFQCQKFMVNSCMNSTTAIMNCVNYELSNITEVKSLFHSIIIECVDVLFKSNNLLAKSEKAREILSVPKLLNLILYLGFVENAKNSTSMRIDTLQKRETEIDSLNGWIVKLAEELDYEATVNKTITLLVKARTKVNQRRL; this is encoded by the coding sequence ATGGATGGCTCTGTTTATGTTCTAGGAGTTGGAAGTATTGGGACCTTTCTGAGTTGCGAGCTGTCGAGCTTACCAAACTTCGAGGACAAAGTTGTGTTGCTTTTACGAAACAAAGACAGACTTAAACAATTTAGAGAAAACGGCTCGTACTTGACGCTCGAAAGGATACTTGACAATAAACAGGAGTTAATTCGACACAAAGTGAAAGCAACATGTCCATCGGAAGTTAATGTGGATGCGCTAGACAATTTAATAGTGACTGCAAAGACAACTGAGACAGAAGCAGCAATACGTGATTACCTTCCAATGCTAAATAAGCATTCTAACgttttgtttgttcatAACGGGTTCGGTGTAATTGAAGCTTTAATTAAGACCGTTTGGAAAAATCCGTACACACGGCCTAATCTTTATCAGGGAGTCACTTCACACTCCgtttcatcaaaagaaagcttctGGTATTATCACACATGCTTTGGAGTTCTAAAAATTGCCAAAGTTCCCAGAATTGATGAAGGCCAGTCAGTCCCTAATACGGTTGAACCCTGTGCCATGGTACAAGGTTTATTAGAGGCGAAAATGACTAACGGTAGTTACTTGGAATATGTGGATTTACTGATTTTTCAATGTCAAAAATTTATGGTTAATTCTTGCATGAACTCCACAACCGCAATTATGAATTGTGTGAACTATGAACTATCCAATATTACCGAGGTGAAATccctttttcattcaataaTCATTGAATGTGTTGATGTCTTGTTTAAATCAAACAATCTTCTAGctaaaagtgaaaaagctAGGGAGATTTTAAGTGTTCCGAAATTATTGAATCTAATTCTGTACCTTGGATTTGtggaaaatgcaaaaaacAGTACTTCTATGAGAATTGACACCCTccagaaaagagaaacagAGATTGATTCGCTGAATGGATGGATTGTCAAGTTGGCTGAGGAGTTAGATTATGAAGCTACCGTGAACAAGACGATAACTTTATTGGTTAAAGCCAGAACCAAAGTTAATCAAAGACGTCTTTGA
- a CDS encoding 3-ketoacyl-acyl carrier protein reductase has product MFSNSLPLENRVAIVTGGSRGIGAGIAETLARRGAKVAITFTSESSKGITEKLVNKIKGFGTSADAINIQADLRDVANAKHIVDATVKAFGPTIHILVNNAGCGGAIKSLGTSTIEDYNGVFDVNVRAVFFMAEAVASHLPNKGGRIINIGSIGGRKGYAQFPLYCASKAAIEGFTRCWAAELGPQGHTVNQVNPGSVDTDMLRKVITDDFVQVIKNETPFEHRIGLASDISEVVGFLVEDRSRWITGQTISVSGGMAMY; this is encoded by the coding sequence ATGTTTAGCAACAGTCTTCCTCTTGAAAACAGAGTCGCCATCGTCACAGGAGGCTCAAGAGGTATTGGAGCAGGAATTGCTGAGACACTGGCACGCCGTGGTGCCAAAGTTGCAATTACTTTTACCTCCGAGAGTAGCAAGGGAATTACAGAGAAACTAGTGAATAAGATCAAAGGATTTGGTACTTCAGCAGATGCCATCAATATCCAAGCCGACTTGCGTGATGTTGCAAATGCTAAACATATTGTTGATGCCACCGTCAAAGCGTTTGGTCCCACCATTCATATTCTCGTTAATAATGCTGGATGCGGAGGTGCAATAAAGTCACTAGGAACTTCAACCATTGAAGATTACAATGGTGTCTTTGATGTAAATGTTAGAGCTGTTTTTTTCATGGCAGAAGCTGTGGCATCTCATCTTCCCAATAAAGGTGGTAGAATCATCAACATTGGAAGCATTGGTGGAAGAAAGGGTTATGCTCAGTTTCCTCTATACTGTGCAAGTAAAGCGGCAATTGAAGGCTTCACAAGATGTTGGGCCGCTGAATTGGGCCCCCAAGGGCACACGGTGAATCAGGTCAACCCCGGATCAGTCGACACGGATATGCTAAGAAAAGTGATAACGGATGATTTTGTACAGGTAATAAAAAACGAGACTCCATTTGAGCATCGCATTGGATTAGCTTCCGATATTTCTGAAGTTGTTGGGTTTCTGGTTGAAGATAGAAGTCGATGGATAACAGGGCAAACCATATCGGTTTCTGGCGGAATGGCGATGTACTAG
- a CDS encoding 3-ketoacyl-acyl carrier protein reductase, which yields MSNSSLPLENKVAIVTGGSRGIGAGIAETLASRGAKVAITFTSESSKDATEQLVKKIKDFGTSADAITIQADLRDIASAKLIVDTTVKAFGPTIHILVNNAGVAYKGASIGDTSIEDYNSVFDVNVRAVFFMGEAVAPHLPNKGGRIINIGSILGRDCFAQFSLYCASKAAIEGFTRCWAAELGPKGHTVNQVNPGAVETDMLRGGDSSVTNVFKDMTPMENRFGQPQDIADVVAFLSDENARWITGQTISASGGLKMY from the coding sequence ATGTCAAATAGCAGTCTTCCTCTCGAAAACAAAGTCGCCATCGTCACAGGAGGCTCCAGAGGTATCGGAGCAGGAATTGCTGAAACATTGGCAAGCCGTGGTGCCAAGGTTGCTATTACATTTACCTCTGAAAGCAGTAAAGATGCAACGGAACAATTggtgaaaaagattaaGGATTTTGGCACTTCAGCAGATGCCATCACCATTCAAGCCGACTTGCGTGACATTGCAAGTGCTAAGCTAATCGTCGATACTACTGTCAAAGCATTTGGTCCCACCATTCATATTCTTGTTAATAATGCCGGAGTTGCTTATAAAGGAGCTTCCATTGGAGATACATCTATTGAGGATTATAATAGTGTCTTTGATGTAAATGTTAGAGCCGTCTTTTTCATGGGAGAAGCCGTGGCACCCCATCTTCCCAATAAAGGTGGTAGAATCATCAACATTGGAAGCATTTTAGGAAGAGATTGTTTTGCTCAGTTTTCTCTATACTGTGCAAGTAAAGCAGCGATTGAAGGGTTCACAAGATGCTGGGCCGCTGAATTAGGTCCTAAAGGTCATACCGTCAATCAAGTCAACCCGGGTGCGGTGGAGACAGATATGCTAAGGGGAGGAGATAGCTCAGTAACTAATGTCTTCAAAGATATGACTCCTATGGAAAACCGCTTTGGACAGCCTCAAGATATTGCAGACGTTGTTGCTTTCCTCAGTGATGAAAACGCCAGGTGGATCACCGGACAAACAATTTCAGCTTCCGGCGGTCTGAAAATGTACTAG